GTACCGCTCGAGCGCCTCGCGTCGCCGCAAAAAACCCGGGACCGTGGAGGGCATCCCGACGGGCGGCGCGTCATCGAAACCCTCGCCCGCCTCCACCCAGAGCGAGAAGAGCGTTCCCACGTCGGCGAGCGGGTCACCGACCGTGCACATGTCCCAGTCGAACACGGCCGCGCACCGTCCCGGGTCGCGGGCGTCGAGCATGATGTTGTCGAGCCGCCAGTCGTTGTGAAGGAGCGTCGGAGGCGGCGACGGCGGAAGGTGCTCGTCGAGCCAGCGGTAGAGCTCGTCGACAAGCGGCTGCTCTTTCGTCTTCGACCTTTCGTAGCGAGCTTTCCAGCCCTCCACCTGCCTCCGAAGAAACCCCTCGGGCTTGCCCAGCTTCTCGAGCCCCACGGCCCGGTAGTCCACCTCGTGGAGCTCGGCGAGCTTGTCGATGAGCACCTCGCTGATCTTGCGGTTCGTCCCGGCGTCTTCCCCGCCTCCGAACTCCGGCGGGATCGTGCGGCGCACGACGATCCCGTGCCGGCGCTCCATGACGAAAAACGGTGCCCCGATCACGCTCGGATCGTCGCAGTAGAGGTAAGCTCGGGGCGCGTAGGGATACGCCCGGTAGAGGACAGAGAGGACCCGGTACTCTCGCCCCATGTCGTGCGCCCCCGGCGGGACGGGTCCGAGCGGCGGCCGGCGGAGAACGTACTCCGTCTCGCCGTAGCGGAGAAGGTAGGTCAGGTTGGCGTGCCCGCCGGCGAACTGGAGCACCTCGAGAGGCCCCTCGCTCCCCGGGAGTTTCCCTCGCAGGTACTCGGCCAGACGCGTGCGATCGAAATCTTCTTCGGGCCGGACGGAGATCGTCTCGGGCGGATCCGCGATCTTTGGCCGGCTCACGTCTCTTCCCGTCCTTTCATCGCGTAGATTCGCGTCACTTCGATCTCGAGCGTGAGCGCCCTTCGGGGGGAGCCCGTCGCACCGGGCCGCGTCTCCCGCAGGCTTCCGGGGCGCTCCTTCGCCCTGCCGTAGACGATCGCGGCAGCGCCGCCCGCGCCCCAGGTGACGAAGGCCACGTTCGGGTTCCGGGCGATGTCGCGCCGGCGCACGGCTTCCTCGTAAATGGAAGACTCGAGCCTCCCGTCGACGAACTCGGCGTGGACGGGAGCCACGTGGGGCACGCCTTTCGCCCCGACCGTCGCCATGGCCTTCATGCGGGTTCCGTTCCAGAAGCGGACGAACTCGGCCGCATCCATCCGGCGTTCGGGGCGGTCGAACGTGTCGCGGATTGCCTTGCCCGAGCGTTCCCGGCTCCGGTCGAGGATTTCCTGGAGCGCCCGGAGCTTCTCGGGCGACCAGTTCGCCGGGTCCCGCGCGTCTGGCGGCACGTCGGGGCGCGGCGCGCAACGGCCCCCGGCCTTCGGATTTTCTTTCCCGGCCATCGCCCGGGATCGTGCAACGAAAGCCCGCCGGGGACAAGGCTGCTGCCCGGTTCGTGAAATGACGGGCGACCGGCCGAACCCCCGCGCCGCCAGCGGAGCGCACAAGGGAAGCGGAGCAAGGCTACCGAACAATGAACCGCATGTCGCAAAGCTGCTGCTGCCAACACAACGCCGCTCGACGAGCCCACCTGGCTTCGCGGTTCGGATGACTGCGACCGCGGGCTTCCGACCCCGGTGCCTGGCTGGGCGAGTCGGCGCTGCCGTCTTCTGGCTCGCCCCTCACCCCAAAGCCGGCGAGCTTGCGACGGATGAGAGACTCCGGGTAAGCGGGCGTTCGGTCCAAAGCCCGTCCGAGTAACTGCGGGGGCGTACTGCCACGTGCGGCAGCGATTGAACTCAGATCGGTAGGAGTTCCTTTTCGATCCTCGTGATCAACGGGTGCTCGGCCACGCGGAGGCGGGCGAGCTCCTCCGGGGTGAGCACGATGGGCTCGACCGGGAGGTCCGTCCGGCGCAGGACTTCCCCGATGCGGTCCACCATCCGGCCCGGAATTCTGCCCACGACAAGGAGGTCGATGTCGCTCCCCTCGTGCTCTTCGCCCCGGGCGAAAGAACCGAAAACGTAGACTCCTTCCACCTCGAACTCGCGCCGCAGGACACGGGCCAGCTCTTTCAGCCTGGCCAGGATTTCTTCACGCGCTCGAGGATCGATCGAGCAGACTCGATGCATCGTTCGGCGTCCTTCGCGTCGTAGTACCTCGCGGGAGCGATCTCCTCGTCGAGACCATTCGGGTACCGGGTCGGAATGTAGTACTGATCGAGAAGTCGGCACGAATCGTCGAGATCAGAGAACCCAGGATCTTCCCGAACGCACTCTTCCAGGAGGCGCCGCAAGCTGTGCGTGAGGACCGACGTGCGACCGCGCGCGTAAAGGAGAGCCTTGAGCGCCTTTTCTCCGGCCTGCTGGCACTGGAAGCAGGCCCACTCATGATGGCCCGACGCGGCGCTGTCCCTGGCGGCGCTAAGGTCGGCCTCGGCTTGCTCGAACCACGTTCGCGCTATGGTGCTTCGTCCCGCCACGAGCGCAGGATGGCACGCATGGGCAGCGGTGCGCAAGGCGATCCGATCTCGACCGCGCGCGAGCGCACTAGCGCCGGCCCTTTCCCCGACTCCGGTACTCTCCGGATGGCGGTGGCTGGTTCTTGTCACCGTCCTTACGCTGGTCGGCCTCCTGGCGATGCGCCGCCTCGGACTTACGAACTAGAGCCTGTTCGACCTCTAGAGTAGCTCGCAGCCGCAAGGTCCGCCCCGGTTTGCCACGTCCACGCGGTCGCACTACGGCCGCCCACGGGCGCAGGAGGGCACGCACCGGGAGCCGTGCGCGAAGAAACCGAATGCAGACGCCGGGCGGCGCGGCGAGTTCCAAAGTACGCCCTGCCACTGCCCAGTTACCCCATCCCTGTGGATCCTTCGCGCGGCGCGGCTCTGCAGGATTCTTTTCGTCGGCCCCGTTGGACCGCCGACCCTTGCCACCGGACGGGCTCCTTCGCTAGTTGGAGGCTCACCGAGCGAAGAAGCCACGGCAGGAATCCGAGATGTGGAAGGAACCCGTTCACGGTACATGGTGTGGGGCCGAAACCTGGCCTACGGCCTGCCCCACTTGCCGCGCTCCAGTGTTCTTTTTCTGCTGCGACTGCGGCTCGAGAGTGTTCTTCGACGAACTCGGTCCTCCCTGGCCCGTTCACGACTGCGATACTTCCTGGACACGACATCTGAAACGAGCCGTTTACCGAGACGGGACCACGACGGTGGAGATCGGCCCCCGGATTACCGTCACCCGTCCAGGCGAACGCTTCGAGGTCGATCGCGAGTTCGTACCTCGGGCGAGGCGCGGCCTGGAGACTCCCGACCCGATCGTGGCGAGAGAGCCCAAAAGGAAAGAAACTGTCAGAGTTCTCGGAGTCCTGCGGGAGTTGTCGCGCCAGGTCGATCCTTACAAAAAACTCCGGATTCCCACCACCGCGGTGGGGCGAGGGTTTCTAGGCGAGATCGGCAAGACCGCGGTCGGTAGAATTACCGTCCACTCCCCGATCCACGGAACACCTCGATGGGAAAGCTTCACGGCCTGGATCCCTTCCGAGCTCCTGCGCGAGCCCCGCATAGGGAGAAACTTCACCGTCTACGCGGAGCTCGAGGCCCTATCGATTCCAGGCCACGGGTACGTCTGGTACTGCCGGCGCTTCGAAGTGGTGGGCTGAGTCGGCGGGGTGCCGGTCCCTTCCCCCCCTCGATCCCGCAAAGTTCTTTAATCGGGTCGGACAGGCACTTCGCCTCCCGCCGGAAACGATCCTTGTACTCCGGGTGTACTTCGAACCACTCGCAGGGCAGTAGATTCCCCTTCTCCTTGTTGCACCTGGCGCAAGCCGGAACCCGGTTCGACTTGTTGTCGAGCACGCGCCTCCGCAGACCGGTCTCCCGCCACCGCGACAAAGGCACCACGTGATCCACCGTGTCCGCTCGACTGCCGCAGTAAACGCACGTACCGTTCGGATGTTTCCTGCGCCTCACGCCGTTCCCCTCACGTGGTCGGGCTCGACGGAGCCCCGTAGTTTTCCGAGCGACATCCGTCCCCGGGGGCCTGGCCTTTGGTCGAGGCGTTCGTCGATAGGAAGATGCTTCACCGGACGGCCGGGGCATCCGGGACTGCACAGGCCTCGAACTTCTTCACCTTACGCGAACGAGAGCTGCGCGATATTCGGGCGGGAGCTCGTCGAGCGAAACGATGTATAGCGAGAGCGAACCCGAGTCTCGCGCGGCCGCCTTGAGCCCGAGGTTCACGACCACGCGGTCGTCGAGTTTCCACATGGCCCCTGTGGCCGGGTCCACAATGAGCATCCCGATCAACCCGCCGAAAAGAAGGTTCCCGATGTACCAGCCGTCAAGCCCTGCGCTGAGTGTCGATCGGGCCGGGTTGTAGCCTTCCATGGAGGCCTCCACATGATACTGCGCGGGCGAGAAAAAACCTTTGCTCGCAGATAGGGTGAGAGTGGTCGGTGTCCTGCCTTCGAAGATCCTGTTACCGTTCTTGTCGGTGATCACGATCTTCGCGCCGCTGGGGTTGCTGTCGAACGTGACAGGATACATCGACTTGCTCACGATACTGGCGCACCCCCACGACATAAGAAAAACGCACGTGAACCATAACACCTGTCGCTTCATAGGTCCCCCCTCCCGAAATTCGACGGCGTTCGGTTACAATCGGCCAGGCTCCGATGTCAAGCCCCCGGGCCGATCGACCCTCAAACCCCCGACTGGGACCAGTAACGTCACATAAGTCGTCACGTTCGGAAGTGCGGAAGGTCTTGTTTCGGACGGCCTCCTGCGAGAAACCGTCCGAGGGTGGAGGCGCCCTGCTCGCCCAGGCGGCGAGTTCCGCCGCCCCCGTCGCACTTGGACGATGTGATCCCGCGCCGGGCTCGGGCTTTCTCTCGCATGGCGCGACACGGGAGAAAACACCCCCCGCCGTTTGATCACCGGCGCGCGGAGTGATAAACGGCGCGGCGGTTCGACAACCCGCAGTTCGCTCCACCCGGGAGACGATGAGCCCGAAGCGCGTCCTCGTCACCGGTGCCGGCGGTTTCGTGGGTGCGGTGCTCACGCGGCGGCTGGTTACCGACGGTCACGAAGTCCACGTCCTGGTGAGGCCGGGCTCGAAGTACTGGCGGCTCCAGGGCATCCTGGGCGAGCTCCACCCGCACGTCGCCGACCTCCGCGACGGGGAAGCGGTGCGCGAAGCGGTCCGAGCGGCACGTCCCGAATGGATCTACCACCTGGCGACCCACGGCGCCTACGCCTGGCAGGGGGACGCGGAAGGAATCCTCGCCACGAACGTCCTGGGAACGGCCAACCTCCTTGCGGCACTCGAGGAGTTCGACTACGAGCTTTTCGTGAACGCGGGAAGCTCCTCGGAATACGGAAAGAAACCCTTCGCGATGCGAGAGACCGATCCGCCGGAGCCCGTCACCACGTACGGGGTGGCCAAGGTCGCCCAGACCCTTCTCTGCCAGCAGGCCGCTCGCGAAAAGACCAGACCGATTGTCACGCTCCGGCTTTTCAGCGTCTACGGCCCCTTCGAGGAGCCGACGCGGCTCGTGCCGACCCTCGTCCGCCGTTGCCTCGAGGGCAAGGAACTCGAGCTCGCGGACCCCGAGATCGCACACGACTTCGTTTTCGTGGAAGACGTCGTCGAGGCGTTTCTCCGCACCGACGAGCTCCGGAAGCTCGGCGGCGAAATCGTCAACATCGGGAGCGGCGTGCAAACGACCCTGGCCCAGCTCGTCGATCTGGTCCTGCGGCTCACGCAGGCGGAAGTGCGTTGCCGCTGGGGTGCGTTCCCGCGCAGGAGCTGGGATACCGACACGTGGGTGGCGGACCGCACCAAGGCCCGCCGCCTCCTGGGGTGGGAGCCCGTGACGCCGCTGGCCAAAGGCCTGGCCCGGACGATCACCTGGACCCGGGAGCGAGAGGCAGCCTGAAGTGCGAGCCCTGGAACCGCACCCGCACGAACATCCGGGTGCACCCGAGGGAGGCGGCGTGAGGTGAGGGCCACCGGGTTCGAGCGCGAGTTGCCCGGAGATCTCCTCGAGCGACTCGAGGAACACGCCCGTGCCGTGCGGCTTCACACGCTGCGGATGGCGCACGAGGGCCGCACGCCGCACGTGGGCTCGGCGCTCT
This Candidatus Binatia bacterium DNA region includes the following protein-coding sequences:
- a CDS encoding phosphotransferase family protein translates to MSRPKIADPPETISVRPEEDFDRTRLAEYLRGKLPGSEGPLEVLQFAGGHANLTYLLRYGETEYVLRRPPLGPVPPGAHDMGREYRVLSVLYRAYPYAPRAYLYCDDPSVIGAPFFVMERRHGIVVRRTIPPEFGGGEDAGTNRKISEVLIDKLAELHEVDYRAVGLEKLGKPEGFLRRQVEGWKARYERSKTKEQPLVDELYRWLDEHLPPSPPPTLLHNDWRLDNIMLDARDPGRCAAVFDWDMCTVGDPLADVGTLFSLWVEAGEGFDDAPPVGMPSTVPGFLRRREALERYARIRGVDVSRVPYYYVFGLFKIGVVLQQIYYRYARGQTHDERFRTFGQLAELLFEIAHERSRTPSV
- a CDS encoding CDP-abequose synthase; protein product: MSPKRVLVTGAGGFVGAVLTRRLVTDGHEVHVLVRPGSKYWRLQGILGELHPHVADLRDGEAVREAVRAARPEWIYHLATHGAYAWQGDAEGILATNVLGTANLLAALEEFDYELFVNAGSSSEYGKKPFAMRETDPPEPVTTYGVAKVAQTLLCQQAAREKTRPIVTLRLFSVYGPFEEPTRLVPTLVRRCLEGKELELADPEIAHDFVFVEDVVEAFLRTDELRKLGGEIVNIGSGVQTTLAQLVDLVLRLTQAEVRCRWGAFPRRSWDTDTWVADRTKARRLLGWEPVTPLAKGLARTITWTREREAA